CAGCAAACATGTATTACCtttataatacaaaaacaaagaaaaagttgTTATGATTTGCTCAGATGCACAGCGGGCCCTCCACTTTATCAGAATTCAACCATCTGGCGATCTCTACCCAGAACATGGCTATGAACtaacaggaaacaaaaaacatCTATAGGAATCACTTGGTAAAACTCATGCATTTTGCTCTGAAAGAGCCCCTCAGGTCTTCACTAAAAATCTatctaaatatttagaaacaagTTTAACTGAGAAAAGGCAAAATGTATCCTctgaaaactgcaaaacattgttgaagaaattttaaaagatcgaAATAGATGGAAAACACTCTTATGTTCATGAGTCAGAAGATTGAATACTGCTAAGATAGATccaaactgatctacagattcagaGCAATCCCTATCAGTATCCTGGctgtcttctttgtagaaattgacagACTGaatctaaaattcacatggattTGCAAAGGACtcagaataaccaaaacaatcttatAAAAGGAGAACAAAGTAATAAGCCTCACACTTTCCAGTTtcatcaaaaaagtgaaaagataacccaaAGAATAGGggaaacatttgcaaataatatttgcaaatctgatAACAGATTGtatcaaaaatacacaaagagcTATTATAcctcagcagtaaaaagaaacTCAATTAAAAACTGTGCAGGTGAACTgagaatagatatttctccaaaggataTATAAAATGGACAGtagcatatgaaaaaaattctcctcatcagccatcagggaaatacaaatcaatacatCAATAAGATGCTATTCACACACACTAGGATAACCAAAGAGACAGGTAGAAGCAAGTGCTGATGAAGATTTGGAGAATGTTAGtacactattgatgggaatataaaatggtgtagccactttggaaaatagtttgacaatATCTTAAAATGTTCTTACATAACACAGCTATTCCACTGCTAGCTATATacccaaaacaaattaaaatgtgtgTCCATGCAAATAGTTGttttaatgttcatagcagcgttaCTTAATAATAgtcaaaatgtagaaataatacaaatgttcatcaactcatgaatggataaacaaaatggtatTATCTATACAGTGGCATAtaatttggccataaaaaggaataaagtattgATACAAGCTACATCCATATAGAAGTccagaataaagaaggaaagcagTAAGGATTGCTTAGGGCTGGGGGAGTAGTTCAGGGAAATATAAGGACAATAGCTAAAGggtatgagatttttttttttgaggtaatgAAGTGTTCAAAAATCTAGTGATGGTTACATatgtaaataaactaaaaaccattgaattgcaccttgtttttttattttttaaagattatttatttattcatgagagacagagagagagagagaggcagagacaaaggcagaggcagaagcaggctccatgcagggagcctgatgtgggactcgattctgggactccaggatctcgcgctgagctgaaggcaggcactaactcactgagccacccagggatccccacattccattttttttttttttttaaatttttttttttttttttttttttatgatagtcacagagagagagagaggcagagacacaggcagagggagaagcaggctccacgcaccgggagcctgatgtgggattcgatcccgggtctccaggatcgcgccctgggccaaaggcaggcgccaaaccactgcgccacccagggatcccccccacattccattttttaaagattttatttattcagagagagagaatgtgagcaggggaagggacagagagaggggaagagagagagaatcccaagcagattccacactgagcacagagcccaaggtggagCTCCACCtaacgaccctgaaatcatgatctgagctgaaaccaagagccaaatgcttaactgactgagccacccaggcacctcgaattgcacattttaaatgagtgaattgtatagtatgtaaattacatctcaatGAAGCTGTGAAAAAACTATCTActctttctagtttttattattattattattgtagttttaattttaagtaggctccacacctaacatgtggcttgaactcacaacactaagatcaagagtcacatgctctaccaactgagctagccaggtacctctactctttttttttttttaatactttatttattcatgagagacacagagagagaagcagagacacaggcagagggagaagcaggctccctgcagggagcccaatgcagtacttgatcccaggaccctgacatcacaacctgagctgaaggcagacactcaatcactgagccacccagggcccctctttttatttttatttttattttttttattttttttttatttttttttccctctttttatttttaatctaagagttttgcaaactttttttttacttagaggAGATACTATAGGCAAGTACCTGATTAAAAGttggaagatatatatatatattattaaatgtatttacattaaatatattttaattatatttataaatatatatatatatatatatatatatattagaatctGATAAAGCAAATAGGAACTCAAATAGTTCCCTATTCTGGGTCATTGAACATAGGAGCAAAACAGCTTGGCAAACCTCAAAGTGCCGTGAACGAATAGTATCATTTCAATATGTACACCCAGTACCTGGGACTTTTGTGATAAGCCCAAAGTGATACTCTGTTTGGTATACTCTGCCAAATACAGtacattttaaagacagaatCTAAAAGTGCACAGCTCTAAAGGCAGATGCCTCTGAACCTCTCATCTCTCATCTATAAGGATAAGAGTCTTTCCCTTaaaggtggttgtgaggattaggTGAGATAATTTATATGATATGCTTGGCAAGGCTCATGGCACAGGGTAAGCACCCAATGTGACTTACTATTATTATGGTATATACGGTAACCAAACTATGATAAAGGCCTTGAACTAATCTTCAAAAAGACAAATCGTATCCTGTATACTTTGCATAAGAAAATGTGGCAACACTTAAAATATCTAGAACTATTTCTATCccacatagtttttttttaaatatatttttttaagattttatttatttattcatgatagtcacacacacacacacacacacacacagagagagagagagagagagagagagagagagagagagaggcagagacataggcagagggagaagcaggctccatgcagggagcctgacgtgggaccccgggtctccaggatcacgccctgggccaaaggcaggtgctaaaccgctgcgccacccagggatccctctatcccACATAGTTTAAATGTTTTTGGAACCATGTAAATAGTAAAAACTCATCTGTCTAGAGTGACTTACTCTCTGAAGAGGATAATGAATTTTACTTGTCACTTAATTATGAAAATAGGAAAAACCCATATCATAGGCTAGGTTAAGTCATATTTGGGGGTGATATATTAATAGGTGAAGAAAGCAATATGATTCATCAACACTCCAAGTGGTGTAAAAAATAACCCATCAGGCTGGTATACTTTTGGAAGGAGGATACACCCTTTCCAGTAACAGTCATGGGCATGGAATTTTAATAATGTTCTAGAATTCCAGGACTCATTCTTTAAACCAAATGTTTTGAAACCTGGCTTCAAGAATTCTTGATCAAGTAACCCTCATCCTTATAATGGTTACAGGAACATTAAATGCCTGGATAAAGCAAAATTGCCATTTATTTCcctcatacatatatatatatatatacacatatgtatatgtatatatatatatatatatacctcagCTAAAGTTTAAGTGAGAATGCTCAGAAGAACAAAATTCAAAAgctaaaatgtttcaaatatcaTCTTATCTACTctcattagtttttcttttcttttttcctttcatttctttttcccattatgtttctttttttttttttttttttttataatttttttttaattttatttatttatgataggcacacagtgagagagagagaagcagagacacaggcagagggagaagcaggctccatgcaccgggagcccgacgtgggattcgatcccgggtctccaggatcacgccccgggccaaaggcaggcgccaaaccgctgcgccacccagggatcctcccattatgtttctattaaatattatataacacCTGGGGCTGTGAATctttggatctctctctctctctaagttaTAGTAAGTACAGTtcacatacaatgttatattagtgtcaggtgtacaatatagtgattccacaagtctatatgttatgctatgctcactgcAAGTGTAGCTATCCTCTATCACCATACAACATTTTTGCAACATCGTTGACTCTACTGTCTTTGAGTCTCTTATGTGAGTCATTTTGTCAAAGTACTGATATAATCAGCTTTTTAATTTCCAAGCTAGGTAGGAGTTAAACCTTTCATTCCTGTGGGAAGATACAGGAAGAATCATCACATACCTGTGGGCAAATAAAGCCTGCCCCATACATGATGCTCCttatggaagaagaaagaacatcCTTAGGAATGAGACTATCTGCAAAGATCATCATGAAGTTATTGAAGAAGGTTAAATGGAAGACTTGGAAGAAATTCATTACCAGGAAAAGGCAAAAGTTTTTCTGCGTCAAGACCTGTCTCATCAATGAGACCACAGAGGTCCAGGGGAGATCCTGTTCACTTTCTGAGAAAAGGTTTTCCTCAAGGCTTCTTTTAGGTTCAAAGCGATTCATGTGGTACATGCCAGTGTAAAGGCTGGCTGCGGCAAGAATGGCAATGACCACAGCAACAGCCTGAAAATTGAGTAAAATGTCCATGTTATCAGAGATAAGGCCACAGAAAAGGATACTGGTGGATCCTACCAGTGATGCCATTTGGTTAATTTTAATAAGCTGAAGCCGACTTTCGTGTCTGGTGAAAATCTCTGCAAACAGTGTACACTGAGCTTGCTGAACAAAGGTAAGCGTGCTATCAAAAGCACATAATGATACTACCAGGTGAAGTCCACTAAGCCAGTCACCTTCTTGATAGTATTTCCAAGGGAACCAAGGAAGCAGGAAGGCTATTGAATATAAAGGGGCACCATACAAAACAGAACTACGACGGCTAGAACAGCAGTCAGCCTGAGAGTTGTTGTGAAAGTACCCAGTCAGGTCATTAAGAGCATTCCAGATCATTAAAATCatctaggaggaaaaaaaccaacaTATTATTTTAGAATGTTTGATGAACTTTGATGAAAGTGACTTCTAATTTCTTAAGTGAAGTAACTAAAACTATGCGGTGGGGGGAGCTCACTGCTTTCAAAACCAGCATATATCCCATAATATTAATAAGCATATCAGTTAACGCCACTCAAAAAGCCAAtgtgcgggatccctgggtggagcagcggtttggcgcctgcctttggcccagggcgcgatcctggagacccgggatcgaatcccacatcaggctcccggtgcatggagcctgcttctccctctgcctgtgtctctgcctctctctctctctgtgactatcataaataaataaataaaaaaattttaaaaaaaaattaaaaaaaaaaaagccaatgtgCATTCACTTTGTGTTTAGGCATTGTACAAATACttcaattaattcattaaatccTTAAACCAATCCTATGAACTGGGTACTACAATTATTCctactttacaaatgaagaaaccgaGGGCTGCAGAAAGTTATCAATTTGCCTAGCTAATAAACGACAGAGCCAGGgtctgagccaaggcagataaCCCTAGCATCTGTGCTTTCAATCATATGTTAGATTGCTTCCCCATAAGGCACACAAGGCCAAGCCTGTATATATACCATGGCATACTTTTACATAATTCCATTAGGAAAGGTTAAAATATCAATGTTTGCCACTGCAAAATGCCAAAAAATACTGATTAAGTCAAGTGTGTTGTTGGtaataaataacattataaaatataagggCTTTTAAGACCATTAACTCTAACCACCTTGACCACATTAATTGGTAATGAGTTACAATGCAATTTGTGATTACCACAGAACTTTTCTAGACATAGACTATCTTAATATTTctaatggtaaaaataaaaaaaaatattccatataagTGAATTTTCCAGGTAACCAAAGCATTCCCTTTAAACTCTAAAGCTTTTATGTTTGAagtgacaatattttaaaaatttctttgtccTCAGAGGATCTTGGACACAGAAAACCTTTTCTTGAAAAGTCAGCTGTTCGCGTGAAGAGTCAGCCCTTTGGAAAATCATAATACTGTACAACTGTGGGGAAAGAGAAACTCTGTCCT
The genomic region above belongs to Vulpes lagopus strain Blue_001 chromosome 3, ASM1834538v1, whole genome shotgun sequence and contains:
- the LOC121486674 gene encoding transmembrane protein 180-like, yielding MTLLSIKPIAWGYSMITLGTEMLNSVFSFYYVKLFLHLYKISEVAFYQAQMILMIWNALNDLTGYFHNNSQADCCSSRRSSVLYGAPLYSIAFLLPWFPWKYYQEGDWLSGLHLVVSLCAFDSTLTFVQQAQCTLFAEIFTRHESRLQLIKINQMASLVGSTSILFCGLISDNMDILLNFQAVAVVIAILAAASLYTGMYHMNRFEPKRSLEENLFSESEQDLPWTSVVSLMRQVLTQKNFCLFLVMNFFQVFHLTFFNNFMMIFADSLIPKDVLSSSIRSIMYGAGFICPQCLVLISQSWLKKFGYYKIILISFYLEGTASIVMLLLGQQYYYFLAFYLTIIMVIVQASFCLFNLPLADIVDADLLKFNRQSPLSSMVFGINALFTKPAQSLAPMMILSKLKQYGYGNPDKSTILDLHDAMFNLICLVPLGIVLIQILVWSPFSIRNKTDYTGAL